CCTTCACGGGGACGGCCGAGCCGACGATGGCCCGGTCGACCTCCACGTAGACCAACTGCAGCTCCCCGGGCGCGAAGAGGTCCTCGATCAGGAAGGTCTCGCGCAACTCGGCGGTGGTCATGCGCTGGAAGCGTGTCTTGTCGGGAAGATAGCGCACCTGCATGGCAGAAGACGTCCTTTCCGTACGGGAGGCTTCCGGGTGGTCTACCCGGCGCCGAGAGTGATCTTGAGGGGTGAGGCAAGGCGCTGCGCGAATCGCGCCAGGTACAGGTTCCAGTCCTCGGCGGAGGCGAAGTCGCCGCTCTTGTCCCAGCCTGCACCGGCCCAGTAGCTCACCGGTTTGCCTGGCGTCGCCGTCACCACCGCCAGGGCATGACCGGCTTCCTGCTTCATCTGCCTGAGCGTAGCCGGGTCCAGAACAGCACCGGTACCGAGGTTCCCGTTGTTGCCGCTGCACTTCTCCCACACACTCATCCAGCCCTCCAGGGGCTTCAGGGCGACCGCTGCGTCCGCCGCATGGACCTGAACACCAAGGGCGATGTCCAGCTCCGGCAGCGGCTTGTCGGGCAGGAAGATGCTCTCGAAGTGGCTCAAGTTCTGTCCCGCGTCGAGGGTGACGCGTTTCACCTCGGAGACCTTGACGCCGTCGACCTCCCAGGGCAGGTAAGTGAGGATGAAGCTCACCCGCACCGGTCCGGCGGCGAGGACCTTCCAGCTTCGGAAGTTGCGTGAGGTGACGAGCTTGCCGTCGCGGTAGACGCCCAGACCGCCGGCCCCACGACCCTTGCCGACCGTATACAGGTCGCAGCCCTCGCCATGGTCGGTGTGGTAGTCGCCCGACTTGTACCACTTGTCGATAACCAGTTCGCGCGTCCGCTTGCACCATACATCGACGCCGCTGCTGGTGAGGGGTTCAGCCTTGTCGGTCTCCAGCGCCGCACCGTACATGCGGTGTGCGATGCGGTCGTTCTCCCAGGCGAAGTCGTCCTTGCGCTCCGGAACGAACCGCCCGAAGGCTCGCACCGGGAACTGCGTACCCGGCCCCTCGAGCGTCGCAAGGATGAAGGCCCTGGTCTCCTTTGGTGCGAAGTCGGCCTGGAAGAGGAACTCGTCCGGCGTACCGTTGGCGTCGCTATCTACCGCCTGGCAAGGGATCTCCTTGCCGGAGGCCTTGTCACGAACCTGCAGCCGATCGGCCTGCGCCTGGGGCAAGGCGGCTACCAGATCCTGCCACGGAAGGCTGATCGTCTCCGAAGGCCGCGCCAGGTCGAGGCCATTGGCGACTGTGACCGAGACCTCTGCGCTCCAGGCAACGCTCAGAAAGCCCGCAGCAAGGCCTAGGGTCGTCAGGAACGTTGCGACAAAGCATCTAGGATTGGTCTTCATGGGTATTGCTCTCCTCCTCTGGTGCAGGAAGGTCGATCTTAACAGGCTCCATCTGCGGCACAAGGATGTGGATGACGAGCAGGGCCAGCAGGTAGGCGCTGCCTGCGATGCAGAAGATCGG
The DNA window shown above is from Armatimonadia bacterium and carries:
- a CDS encoding DUF4861 domain-containing protein, whose protein sequence is MKTNPRCFVATFLTTLGLAAGFLSVAWSAEVSVTVANGLDLARPSETISLPWQDLVAALPQAQADRLQVRDKASGKEIPCQAVDSDANGTPDEFLFQADFAPKETRAFILATLEGPGTQFPVRAFGRFVPERKDDFAWENDRIAHRMYGAALETDKAEPLTSSGVDVWCKRTRELVIDKWYKSGDYHTDHGEGCDLYTVGKGRGAGGLGVYRDGKLVTSRNFRSWKVLAAGPVRVSFILTYLPWEVDGVKVSEVKRVTLDAGQNLSHFESIFLPDKPLPELDIALGVQVHAADAAVALKPLEGWMSVWEKCSGNNGNLGTGAVLDPATLRQMKQEAGHALAVVTATPGKPVSYWAGAGWDKSGDFASAEDWNLYLARFAQRLASPLKITLGAG